The region TTTCGAGAAAGAAATGAGAATCAAATACCTCCTCTCTCTTTATTTGAGAGTCAAAAACTGAAAAGGAGGCTGCAACAGTACACACCTAGGAACATAgaatttcttcatttttattaatatgtaaACAGGCTCTTAAGTCACAAAACTAGATAAAAGGACAGGATGAAGAAATTCAGAAGTCATAACTCATAACAATCACTAGttgagggaaaaaaaaaacgagtACATAGTTACATACAAATTCAAAACATGAACCCAAACATATTGCCCCTCAACGAAATGAAAAGAATGATTAAATAATTGCTCCAGAACTAATTCAGTGTTTATTTGAGGATAGGAGAAACTACCTATaattcttattgtgtttacagAAATTGCCTAACTTCTAATCTACGATGCTGTTCCTGACACCACTGCACACACTACAGAGCAGTGAGGCACATCTAAGTGCAGAAAACTAGTTATATAATGTACAGTTTATTGCAGCatcatgaaaataaaaattaattaaaaatagtggTTATCTAAAAATACCTTCCTCGCCGTACCAAGGCAAACCTTTAAGAACATCTCTCAAAGCATAATTATGGCTATCACATCTGTGGTCTGTGATAAAATTTCCTGAAAGGATGATCCTTGGGAAATGCTCTCCAGATTGCATCTTCAAAAGGGTGAAAAAATCTTTTCCAACGTTATTTTGGGATCCTGAGTTCCTCTTCAGATAATAAACAGTCCCGGGTATATATAACTCCTCAGATACTGCAGGTTTAGTTCCCTCAATTTTCATGATACCTGAAttctccttttcttctttgGGAGGTAGAGGAGCTTCTCTAGCAACAGGTAACTCCTTACCAGTTGGACCAGCTGTTAACACACCAAAACAGCTGATGATAGAAAGATCACAAGATAAAGGCAATTAAAAAGCACAAGCAAGAAAGTATTAAACACCAACAAGTGCAAGTTTGACATACAATATCTTCATTTTGTTTGTGTGTGAAAGTAGTACAATATCTTCTGTGTACCAAATAACTGGTTTTTCATGTCCAAAGAAGCCAGATATGTGTGTCTACACATTTTATTGTAAATGTTGAtttttcattctttcctttttttcacCTGTAAAAGTCATCATGATATTGTATGATTATTAGGAGCCTATCATTTATCAAATATTGGGCAACCAATGTTGTTAATGGCGAATGACGGACTATGGCGGAGAGCCAAAACCGGCTATATTTGACAAATAATGATGGCGGATGGCGGATTATGGCGGGATATCTGATAGGAACCTTATCTCTAGTAAGAGCAAGGATTACTCTAAGGTTTACAAGCGTAGGGGTAAAGTGGGGATAAACATTAGTCCCACTACCTTAGGAGAGTAGGGTAACTAATTGTAAGCTGGCAGATTCCCTTTGCAGAGAATCAGGCCAGGTGGTGTGTATAAACaccaaaggaagagagagaggggGGGTAGGCTAGAATTGGATTAATCTTGGACTAGGAGAGAAGTGAAGCACTCTCGAATTTGCTTCTGCTATCACTGTTATTTCCTTTCTTTCTATACTGTTTCTACACTGATTCTTGGTGATTTCACCAGAATCCTAGTAAATAATACAAGTTTCCTTCTGTTCATTCTTCATCTTTCTCTGAATACctatcattggtatcagagctcccgatccAAAGGGAGCTTTGTATGACCTTCACCCGCGCACAAATGGAGAACCGTATGGAGAGCGTTGAGAAGAACGTCTCAGAGATGATGACTGTTGTCGACGAGCTCCGACAGCTGATGCTCCAACAGACGCGACGCCGGAGCAGGGGCAGATCTAGAACGCCCCGTCGCCGTCGCCGCTCGGGGAAGTCAGCACTCGTCGAACTCCGGCGATGACTCTCGTAGCTCCCGATCTGTTTCGCTGCGACACGAGGATGCTTCCCCGAGGAGGCATATTCGCACAGGAAGGAAGATCGATCTCCCTGTGTTCAATGGGGATGATGCTTACGGGTGGATTGTTCGGGTCGAGCGATTCTTCCGACTCAACGAAGTTGACGATACTGAGAAAGTGCGACTCCTGGTGGTAGCCATGGAGGAACGTGCTCTGAACTGGTTCCAATGGTGGGAAGAACAGACCCCGGAACGCACTTGGGAAGCGTTCAAGGAGGCTCTGGTTCGAAGGTTCCAACCCGGGTTAGTGCGGAACCCGTTTGGACCATTATTGAGCATCAAACAATCCGGAAGTGTGATGGAGTACCGTGAACGATTCGAGATGGTCGCAGCACCGCTGCGTCACACTGACCGAGATATCATCAAGGGAATCTTCCTTAATggcctcaaggaagaaatcagGGCCGAGCTGAAGTTGTACAGATCTGGGAAACTGGAGGAGATCATGGACCGCGCGCTGTTATTGGAAGAGAAAAATCTGGCTATGCGCAACAGCAAGGGCGGAGATGAGGACAAGCGAGGATGGAAGGAAAAAGGAGTATCCTCGAGCAAAGCACATCAGACTTGGATAGATGGAAACAAGTGGAAGAGCCAAATTGCAGGATCTACAACTGCAGAGAAATCAAGTGCAGATAAAAGCTCTACTGAAGCTAAAACAGGGGAGAATAAGGGACAAGAGAAGAAGTGGACGGGGGGCCAGAGGTTGTCTCAATCCGAGCTCCAGGATCGTAGCAGGAAGGGCCTATGTTTCAAGTGTGGAGAAAAATGGAACAGGgagcatgtatgcaaaatgaagCACTACCAATTCGTGTTGATGGAGACGgtagatgaagaggaagaagaagaagatggacaATTCTTTGAAGCAGAATCTGAACTTGCTGTAGAACACAAAACCTTACTCTTATCCCTCAAGAGCAAGGAAGGCATCACCACCAGTAGATCCTTCAAGCTACGAGGTCAACTGGGTCAGAGGGAAAAAGCAAGGTCAATCCTCATACTCATAGACTGTGGTGCCACAAGTAATTTCATATCACAGGGACTGGTCAAAGAGATGATGTTACCCATCACCGAGACTGTGACCTATGAAGTGGAGATTGGTAATGGAGATAAGATTCAGAATCAGGGGGTTTGCAAGGACCTACAATTGCTAGTGCAAGGGTTGAGTTTGACCCAACAATTCTATGTCCTGGAATTGGGTGGAACAGATTTAGTATTGGGCATGGAATGGTTATCCAGTCTAGGGGATATAAAGGCAAATTTCAGAGAATTAACCTTGCAATGGCAGGTTGAAGGACAGAAAATGATGCTAAGAGGGGACCCCTCTTTAAGCTGTACTCAAACTTCACTGAAGGCTTTATGCAAAGCCTTGCAAAACAAGGGAGAAGGGTTCTATGTGACATGTGAAAATCCACTAATGGATACAGAAGATGAGCAGGGAATCTCAGATGACATGGCTGCCATTCTAGCAGAATTCCCAGAGGTTTTTCAAGGGTCTCAAGGACTGCCACCAAGAAGGGATTGTGACCATGCTATAACCTTAAAAGAAGGGGCTACCATCCCTAATATCAGGCCTTACAGATGCCCTTATTATCAAAAGAATGAGATAGAGAAATTGGTAAAAGACATGCTGAATTCTGGAGTCATCAGAACTAGCAATAGTCCCTATAGCAGCCCTGTAattttggtgaagaaaaaggatGGGGGCTGGAGATTCTGTGTAGATTATAGGGCTCTGAACAAAATGACAATCCCAAACAAATTCCCAATCCCTGTTATTGAGGAGCTACTTGATGAGTTGGGGACAGCTCAAGTATTCTCCAAGCTGGACCTTAAGTCTGGATATCACCAAGTAAGGATGCAAGACCAAGACATTCCTAAAACTGCATTCAGGACACACGAGGGCCATTATGAGTATGTGGTCATGCCCTTCGGGCTAACCAATGCACCATCCACCTTCCAAGCTTTAATGAATCAGGTGCTCAAGCCATACTTAAGGAGGTTTGCCCTTGTCTTCTTCGATGACATTCTCATCTATAGCCAAGATAAAGAAGCACATAAAGATCATTTGAGACAAGTCTTGCAACTGCTCAAGGAAAACCAGCTAGTAGTAAATCAGAAGAAATGCTCCTTTGGGAAGAAACAATTAGGATATCTAGGCCACATAATTTCTGGTCAAGGAGTAGCTGCAGATCCAAGCAAAATCAAAGACATGATTGATTGGCCCACACCTAAGGATTTGAAAAGTCTTAGGGGATTTCTTGGACTGACAGGTTATTACAGAAAATTTGTCAGGGGATACAGCAAGACAGCACTACCTCTTACTCAACTCTTGAAAAAGGATAACTTCAAGTGGGACCAAGCAGCCACTGAAGCAtttgagaagctgaaggtgGCCATGATTACCTTATCTGTACTGGCAGCTCCAAATTTTGACAAACAATTTGTGATAGAGGCTGATGCATCAGGCAAGGGCATTGGGGCTGTACTGATGCAAGAAGGAAGGCCAGTAGCTTACATGAGTAAGGTTCTCTCTGATAGGAATCAGAACAAGTCTGTATATGAAAGGGAACTAATGGCCATTGTGATAGCTGTACAGAAGTGGAGACCCTATCTATTAGGTAGGAGCTTTGTGATACACACAGACCAAAAGAGCCTCAAATACTTGACTGAACAGAGGATAATGGGTGAGGATCAACAGAAGTGGATCACCAAGTTGATGGGATACAATTTCACAATTAAATATAAACCTGGGATAGAGAACAAGGTTGTTGATGCTCTATCCAGGAAATTTAACTTTTCTGCTCTATCTACTGCACAGTGCCAAGAGTGGGAAGGGTTAGAGGAAGAATTACTCCAAGATGCCAAGTACAGCACTATTATCCAAACTCTACTCACTAATCCAGAGTCACAAGGAGACTTTGAGTATAGAAAGGGACTCTTATACTTTAAGGGCAGAATGGTGATTCCCAAAACATCCTCAAGGATACCTAAGATATTAGAAGAATTTCACAATTCTGCAGTGGGAGGGTATGCTGGCAATTTCAGAACCATGAAGAGAATTTCTTCTCTATTTTACTGGGAAAATATGAGGTCAGAAATTCAGCATTATGTCCAGAGTTGTGAGGTATGCCAGAGGAACAAGTACCAAGCTCTAAGTCATGCAGGCCTACTTCAACCCTTGCCTATTCCTTCACAAATCTGGGCAGATATTAGCATGGATTTTATAGGTGGCCTACCTAGGTCCATGGGAAAGGATACCATACTAGTGGTGGTTGACAGACTCACCAAGTTTGCCCACTTCATAGCCCTGTCACACCCTTATTCTGCCAAAACTGTGGCAGAAAGTTTCACTCAAGAGGTGGTCAGGTTACACGGCTTTCCTAAAACTATTGTGTCAGATAGGGATAGTGTGTTCCTAAGCTCATTCTGGTCAGAACTCTTCAAGCTAGCAGGAACCAAATTAAAATATAGCACAGCCTACCATCCACAAACAGATGGTCAGACTGAAGTGGTCAACAGGTGTGTGGAAACCTATTTGAGGTGTCTCACAGGGAGTAAACCGAAGCTGTGGTCTAAGTGGTTAGGATGGGCTGAGTATTGGTACAATACCAATTACCACTCTTCACTCAAATCTACTCCTTACAAGGCTCTTTATGGCCAGGACCCTCCTGCTATAGTGAGGTGATGTGACCTCCACAGCAGTAGCAGAGGTTACCAGATTAACTGCTGAAAGGAACAACATGCTAGAGGAGCTGAAAGCAAACTTGGCACAAGCTCAGAATCTAATGAAGCAACAAGCCAATAAGCATAGAAGGAATGTCCAGTTTGAATTAGGGGATCAAGTCTATCTGAAGATACAGCCCTACAAACTCCAGACCCTAGCTAAAAGAACCAATCAAAAACTCAGTCCTAGGTATTATGGCCCATTTGAAGTGGTTGGCAAGATCAGCCCTGTGGCCTACAAATTGCAGCTACCAGAAGGGTGTTTGATTCATCCAGTCTTCCACATATCTCTATTGAAGAAATCCTTGGCTCCTACAGTTCAGGTGCAACCTTTACCCCATTGTTTATCTGAAGAGTGGGAGCTACAAGTCGAGCCAGCAGCTGTTCTGGACTCCAGACTTAACCCCTTTGGGGAAACTGAACTCTTAGTCAGTTGGAAGAACCTCCCTGATTTTGAGAATTCCTGGGAGTCACTGCAGCAGTTCCAGAACCAGTTCCCAACAttccaccttgaggacaaggtgttTTTCCCAGGGGGGAGTGATGATAGGAACCTTATCTCTAGTAAGAGCAAGGATTACTCTAAGGTTTACAAGCGTAGGGGTAAAGTGGGGATAAACATTAGTCCCACTACCTTAGGAGAGTAGGGTAACTAATTGTAAGCTGGCAGATTCCCTTTGCAGAGAATCAGGCCAGGTGGTGTGTATAAACaccaaaggaagagagagaggggGGGTAGGCTAGAATTGGATTAATCTTGGACTAGGAGAGAAGTGAAGCACTCTCGAATTTGCTTCTGCTATCACTGTTATTTCCTTTCTTTCTGTACTGTTTCTACACTGATTCTTGGTGATTTCACCAGAATCCTAGTAAATAATACAAGTTTCCTTCTGTTCATTCTTCATCTTTCTCTGAATACCTATCAATATCAGACATGGTGGAGAGCCAAAAACCCGCCATGAGATTCCGCCACGGCAGATATTTGATAAAACTGTGGGCCACCCAACTACCGTTCAACAATTAACCTGACCTCGCGACTTTCCCAGTGAAATCAACCTAGCCCTGTGGCTTTCCCAATGCAATAAAAAAATCAGTTCTATAATCTCCATATGTCAAGTCCTAGACATGATGGAATGTGTTGAAATATCACATCGACTAGAAAACCATCACCCACCAATAGCACAATTTTATGTTGTATTGATCTCTAACAAGAAAAACTTAAAATTATGCCcccaaagaaaaatatttacaGGAAGGCTACTTACATATAGGTATCAGATGTTTGAAAGATATTTGACATAGTGGCATTATATAACAAGATTTAATTTCACTTCTTCGGAGAAAAATTAAGTTTTGAACCAGAACAGAGAAGCTTACCAGTTGAACTTTTGTTTCTCCTGAAATTTGCATAATCAGCAAGTTTGCGAGCTACATCTTGCGCTGAAGACACGACCTGCTTTGCATTCGTAACCAAATCTATAACATTTTTCCAGTCTTCTTTCTCAATTACGCTCGTCCTGAAGAAAGTATCATATCGTCTAATCAAATCTTTTGTTAGCTAATTACCAAATGCAAGTAAAGCTTTATAAGCCATACCTACAAGATTCTAGATATTTAAGTTCTATGGTGTTTTAGAAATTTTCATTTGGAAAACTACATCACCATCCACCTTTTCAACCCCATAAGTATTTTGTTAATACCAACGTCCAAAATATCGAGTTTCCCGGTCCTTACAATAATgactaaacaaaattaacacGTACGAGCAAGATAATTACAAGACTAAATATAGAATTAtacaaatatatttatttttttaataaaagagCCTCAATTGGTTCCTGATAGCTTTCCTGAACATCCTATTTTCGTAAGGGACAAGAAGAGGAGGTTAACGGTTCAAGATTATAAATCAAATAAGACTCACCAATCAGTTTGGAGAATTTCATTTCTAAGCCTTGTAAGGGATGCTACACTCAATCTAGGTATAATATCATCCTGCACAGTCCAAAAACAAACAAAGTCATAAAGACATATAGACATAAAGGAAACAACAGATAAATACAGACAAAACTTGGAAAAGTATCAGACTCATCTCAGGAACTccatatatataattactttcTTTCAGATCAGATACAGGCGAACAGAAATTGTTAAATGCAATCACGCACCTGCATCACAACTGTTGTTACATAGCCAGAGCAGCTCTCAGCAAGTCCTCTGGAGACACATGGTGGAGTTCCATATGTAACAGCAGATACAATCTCAGGGTTAAAACCCAGCTCCTTCGATGATTTTCTATGGATCATTGTTGCTAGTAAAGAAGCTATAGCACCTCCCAGAGAATGACCTACAAGTCTTAACCTAAATCCCTGTTAATGAGTTAGGCACAGTTCATAGTATGAATAAGAAAAACAggtaaataaacaaaaaaatgaaaaccaaaATAGATGAAGGAAGATCACCCTCACCTCATGTTTCTCTAAAATATTTCTTATGATCTCAATCTCATGACGAAGGAACCAACGAGCAGATTCAGCAGTGCCAAAGTGGGTTGAATAGCCATCAAAGGTGACATCACCATCACTTGAGGAGGCAATATCAGTGATAAGGTCATATAAAGCATGAGTGCCACGAATGCCCAAAATTACAAGCTTTTTACGGGGATCAATCCCTATATAATATGCAGGTCTCATTACACTGGagttattaataaattttatgacATTACTTTCTCGGAGCATGCTGTTCCTACAAAGAACTGCAGGACTATCCTTGTAAGCACCTTTAGCCAACTCAAGATGATAAATTAGATCATGAACCTGAAATTCAATAAGATATCCTGATAAGGACAAAGCTGCAAGCATGCAGTTCACCATAATATGTTGTACCAATATGCTAAAATAACTGTGAGATTTGACAGGTACAGGATCAGAACGGTGTAGCAAGATTGAATAGCCTTTTCCTGCCCCATGGATCAGCAGAGCCAGAAACCAAGAAAGAAGATTTTGAATGTGTATGAAAGATCCCATGAATTGAGTCTGTCTCTCCCACCCAAAACTCACTCATCAACAAACTCGTCTCACTTACATTCTCTTCCTCAATTTATATCCCATCTCTGCTGATGAAGCACGAACACCGGACATCAAACAGAGACAGACACATGTACTATGTAAAATATAGGATATACACACACATACTACTTTATATTTGTGTATGTCTATGTATACATGTGTGTGTGTAGAGAGCAAAATAGTTGAGAGCATGGAGTTAATCTTAACCATCCATGCATAATTTGTGCGGCCAAGATTAGCTCCTCTCACTTCTCATGTTCACCCAGCCCTTGATACGTTCCCTACATATATGCATTGTGTGGGGTATAAGGATAAACATAGAAAGAAGTGGCATTCCCCAAGAAAGTGTGTTACACACTTAcaccctccccccccccccccttcttttttcttcttttcttgggAACATTCTAATGTATGTTCTAGGAGTTCTGCACCCCCAAAAGAGGGTCTATTTCATGATATATGGAAGGGGTAAACCTACTCCCATTCCTCAGCTCCTTCGGCCTACAGTAAAAGTCATGTGTTTCTTTTCTCTACCATTTAGTTCCTGTTTCGCCCATTCATACCTTCATATTTGCTTCTTTTTTCTGGTCCTTAACCCAAAATCCCATTTGATTGCTTTCATTGGGTTTCCTCCTCTTGGGCTGTCTTTGTTTCCATGATTTctagcttccataattcctaTTCCTTTTCTGTATCTGATTTTTCGTTTGTtagattatataaaaaatatatctcGTAGGAATATCTTATAATATATCTATCTTAAGATATTGTATCTAAAGAATCTAAGATCAGCTTGGTTTCTTTATATGTTATGATTTCCTTTATTTAATTAAAGTCTTTGTTCTTCCCTTTCTCTACACTTCTTTCCTATCTAAAATCCTATAACTTCAACAGACTTCTTAGCTGCTGGTTCTTTGCCCTCATCTTAAGATGCCAATGGCTTCAATTCTAATTTATTTTCTGTTTACTCATCCCACAGACATAAGGTAAGCCCAGGCCATACTCAGGTTAGATCCTCTTCAGCACTTTCTTCTGAAAGGTCCACCACATTGCATTCTAATTGCTTCATTTCTAGAAAAGCCACAGATTGAGAGCATCACCAATCAAAGCCTTCAAAGCTCTTGATGTCTTCCCCTTCTCAAGTATTCCATTGGCCTCAAAATATGTCTCTACATTGACAAACCACCGATAAGCCTTTTCTCCATCAAATGATGTAATCATCTTCAATATGGAAAGCCGACGGCTCGAGATTGAAGCTTTGATACTGGTTGATAGATACTAGATCAGAATAGGAAGTAAACAGAAAGAAGTATAGATAAATTTCTATTAAATAACCTTCTCTCTTCTCCTGGATCAGTAGGATCCAAGAAGTGTCTGAATACTGAATGTGTAATGACTAAAAAGTTCCCAGGATTCGAGACCCTGGTCtctcccacccaaaatacacTAATCAGCTAATTCCCCTTCCTTACATCCCCTTCCTCCATTTATATCCTGTCATTTTTACCGCAGTTAGATTACCACCTAATTAACTCTAACAACTCCCTAACAACTATAACCAACAAGGTCTAACTAACGAGGTAGGTCCACTAACCCTTTGGGCTCATTCTCATTTCTTCTGACATGTATTATCCTAATTGAGGCCTGGTGGTAAGAACTAACAAGATCACAATATCATATCAATATATAAACTCTTTGCCACTTAAATACAGTTTCAGGAGTTACTATTGATTCTGATGATATCTCGATGCCTTTGATATCTTCAAATGGATGTGTGGAAGCTTGACGAAGATAGATCAGATATAAGCCAACTGTAAGGTCACTTAAACTCCAATCCTGGATTCCAATCTTGCTCCGTTGTATGCAGGCAATTATTTCCATAAGGGACCGATTGCTTGGTGGAGGTTTGTTTCCAATTCCTTCTCCTGCATGACATAGAAAACAGAGTCAGTCTTGTTATATTATAAAGCAATCTGAAACACCGTATAACCAAGTTTTTATTTTGCAGAAGGAAAATACACGTTTATGGTAAAACTACAAATTAGATTATACTATGTAACTGAGTTATCTATGACTCTTAGCTTGTTTATAAcataatttatagaaatgtaCTTGCAATTTGCACTCATGGCAGCTTCTAACTTTATCAATAAAACATGCTATAAAGTTACACTAAACATACCTGTTGGCGGAGGCCACCTCCAGAATTGTAGGGCTGGTTCAAGTGCCTTCGTGAGCCAAGCCAGCTCTAACTTCCACTTACTATCTGAGGGATCTTCATCATCAGAACTGTATTTGCTAATCCCATAATTATAGTCTTCCTTCTTCTTAACTTCAGATTTGAAAGAAGTCTGAGTTCTTTCTTGCTCTTCTTTTAGCTTATCTTTTTCTACCTTGTCTGCTTTTGACCTTTGCAATTGAAGCCGGTTAAAAACACTATGCATATAGCTCCGGTACGGTTCTTCTCTATTGATAAGAGATCTCGTacaatcttcaaaatgaatAGAGATGAATATTCAGATAGCATTTATTAGCAAGAAATTGTATACGCAGAAATGACAAAACTTAAGTACTAGCTATAGATGATTGTGACCCATTCTGAGAAGAAAATTGATGATTCAGTTCTTCACGAATCTTCGAGTGAGATCCTCATACATTAACCCATAACCAAATCAAGAACACGCAATCTCCTATTGGAGACAGGCCATTGTGCATCATTCAACAGTTTCCTTATAAATTATTCATATTCTACAAGGAAACCGGCCTTCTATAGTTTCCCTTGAGACAGCTCAACTAATAGAGTTGTGAGACATGTAATGAGATTGTTTGGGTTTAAAACTCACAATGCACTCTCTACTTCTTTTCCCATCCCCCTCACCTTTTACCTCCTTAAGATCTTATTAGAAATTGGGTTAGGCCTAACTAtatcccaaaagctagctcagagGTGAGGATTGACTTCCCATATAAAAGAGCTATCTTGGCCATATTTCAAGTCAATGTTGGACTTCTCAACACCCCCCCTCATGCTCAGGACTGTAGATCTGGAGCGTGGGATTTGCAGAACTGTACATCTGCATGGTGGCCCATATATGAGTGGTCTCCACGAAATGAATCTAGGATaaactctgataccatattagaaattgggtcATCTTGGCTTCCTTAATCAGACATGAGTGGTGAACCCTCTCTTTGTGATGTAGGCTATATAGATCAAATCATCTAACAATGTCATGATATCCTATTGTAACAAACCATTTAAATTGAAATCCATCTCAATTGTTTGGtcta is a window of Lotus japonicus ecotype B-129 chromosome 5, LjGifu_v1.2 DNA encoding:
- the LOC130717025 gene encoding uncharacterized protein LOC130717025 → MNTHYVKQLLRNIYCTRSLINREEPYRSYMHSVFNRLQLQRSKADKVEKDKLKEEQERTQTSFKSEVKKKEDYNYGISKYSSDDEDPSDSKWKLELAWLTKALEPALQFWRWPPPTGEGIGNKPPPSNRSLMEIIACIQRSKIGIQDWSLSDLTVGLYLIYLRQASTHPFEDIKGIEISSESIVHDLIYHLELAKGAYKDSPAVLCRNSMLRESNVIKFINNSSVMRPAYYIGIDPRKKLVILGIRGTHALYDLITDIASSSDGDVTFDGYSTHFGTAESARWFLRHEIEIIRNILEKHEGFRLRLVGHSLGGAIASLLATMIHRKSSKELGFNPEIVSAVTYGTPPCVSRGLAESCSGYVTTVVMQDDIIPRLSVASLTRLRNEILQTDWTSVIEKEDWKNVIDLVTNAKQVVSSAQDVARKLADYANFRRNKSSTAGPTGKELPVAREAPLPPKEEKENSGIMKIEGTKPAVSEELYIPGTVYYLKRNSGSQNNVGKDFFTLLKMQSGEHFPRIILSGNFITDHRCDSHNYALRDVLKGLPWYGEEGIFR